A region of the Hemitrygon akajei chromosome 11, sHemAka1.3, whole genome shotgun sequence genome:
ATTGGTGGTTGCCATAGTAATGAGGAGTTTGGGCAAGGGGATTGGTAGTTGCCCTGATAACGGGGAGTTTGGGTAAGGGGATTGGTGGTTGGCTTAGTGATGAGGAGGTTGGACAAAGTGATTGGTGGTTGGCCTGGAGATGGAGTAATTTAAGTGCAGAGGGTAAATATTTGCTATCTTTTTAAAGAAGGTTGGGATTTACAGCTAAATAGATTGAATGGTCACTGTTGTAGACAGGTTGGGTTTGTCAGCTTGTTGAACTGAGTCAGGGTTTTAGCAGAGGTACTGATGATCATCTTTCCTTTGAACAGATTTGTGTACCTCTAAGCTTCTACAACCAAACAAAGTGTACGAGTACAGCTTTAACTTCCAGTTGCCTGAAGGGTGAGTATAACTTTGCCTGGATCTGGGTTAGATGAGAATTTTATGTTTGCTGTAATTCAACCTGCTCTCTGCCATGGCTCATGAAACATTTTCTTCTCTTGACAGGCACCTCCCTCCATCATTCAAAGGGAAATATGGCAGTGTGTGCTACTTGGTCACAGCCTACGTTGACCAGGAAAAGCTCCCGACCCTGCAAGCCACCAAAAACTTTGAGGTGGTCGACCCCATCGATGTGAACACACCAAATTTACTGGTGAGcatcagataagtgtgaagctgGGCTCACTGAGTAAACAGATGTAGGGAGATACTCTTGGATTATGTCAGTTGAGTCTTGTTTGAGGTGACTAATGGTGTAGTTCAGCTAGAAGCACAAGTCCAAATAAAACTGAAAGCTAGATTGTGTAGTAAATGTTATGATCTGCTAACTTACTCCTCTGTTCTTTCAGTCTCCAGTTGGTGGTTCCAACAAGAAGAATCTGACTTGCTTCTTCCTTTCTGATGGCTACGTGTGCATTGCAGCAAAGATTGACCGGAAAGGCTACTGCCAAGGTATCCATCTTGTCCTGCCTTGCTTTAGAGCACCATTCACTCCAAATATTGTCTGACTGTTACTAATGGATGCTCTtaccctctcccccactcccatGTGTGCAGGAGATGACATCTGCATCAACGCGCAGTTCCAGAACAACTGCTCGAGGATCGTTGTACCCAAGGCTGCCATTCTGGCCAAGCAGACCTACCAGGTGAATGGCAACACTAAGGTGGTAAAGGAGAAGCTGAGCAGCGTGCGAGGGAACCACATCATCTCAGGCATGTCGGACTCCTGGTGCGCAAAGAGCCTCCGGGTCCCCACAGTGAAGCCATCGGTCAACTCTAGCATTATCCGCCTGGAGTACTCACTGCTGGTGAGTATGGCCTACCGAGAATGGAAATGCTGAGGGGGTTAGTGAGGAGTAGGACTTGGacagtacaggcacttcagcccacaacttGGTGCAGACCTTTTCTCCCGTcccatgtgtctgtctaagagtctcGTAAATGTCCGCAACGTGTCTGTGTCTCTGGTAGCAGTTTCCATGGCAGGTTCTGTTAAAAGAACCTGCCTCTGACATTTTTAGTTGGGTGATAAATATGGAGGACAGATTTGGGAGAAATTTTAAACCACCAAGCATTTTGCATCACCTAAGGGTCTGCACAAGTCTGCAGTAATGGGGAAGCAGCGTGAATAGTTAGTGGACTAAAATTGACCTGTACCAGCCTATTTGTAGGACTTCTGGCTTTCCCTGGCAACTGATGGCAGTGTTCtgtttccctcctacatagatcTACGTCCACATTCCTGGAAGCAAGAAGCTAACCCTGGAGCTGCCCCTAGTCATCGGTACCATTCCATACAGCGGCATGGACAGCCGCTCGTCCAGCATGGCCAGCAACTGCAGCATGAGCAGCAGCAGCATGAGCTACAGCAGCATGAGCTGGCCC
Encoded here:
- the LOC140735789 gene encoding thioredoxin-interacting protein-like codes for the protein MGVNKNSLQTFEVQFSGSQSNYSAGDKVLGKVVLQAAHSLWVTSVRISALGYARAELSKGSQPLRQQQEYLQYNDTLQADGEERHSDLCTSKLLQPNKVYEYSFNFQLPEGHLPPSFKGKYGSVCYLVTAYVDQEKLPTLQATKNFEVVDPIDVNTPNLLSPVGGSNKKNLTCFFLSDGYVCIAAKIDRKGYCQGDDICINAQFQNNCSRIVVPKAAILAKQTYQVNGNTKVVKEKLSSVRGNHIISGMSDSWCAKSLRVPTVKPSVNSSIIRLEYSLLIYVHIPGSKKLTLELPLVIGTIPYSGMDSRSSSMASNCSMSSSSMSYSSMSWPHMEFPESMTMSPFGDNHRMECPTTPLLEEYDNVPQSPIFMKSDFSFPSPPAYSEMDENGNSEAVVQ